Proteins found in one Amycolatopsis umgeniensis genomic segment:
- a CDS encoding M24 family metallopeptidase has product MSRRSLHNPAPDAASLRARLDRARAAAAAADTDALLIAPGSDLRYLIGQAGGSFERLTTLVIPADGVPALVLPKLEAPGYADVPADELGIEIVTWVDGDNAYELVADRLGKAGRVAVSDFTPALHVLAFRGALGDAEQTLAGPIVRELRMRKDAAEIQALRDAGAAIDRVHARVHEWLRPGRTEAEVGADITAAIVEEGHTHADFVIVGSGPNGASPHHDVSERVIERGDVVVVDIGGPIAEGYNSDSTRTYAVGEPRDADVAETYAVLQRAQRAAVEAVRPGATAESIDAAARDIIAEAGYGEYFIHRTGHGIGLDVHEEPYIIKGNALPLEPGMAFSVEPGIYQPNRWGARIEDIVVVTEDGVESVNQRPHDLIVLDA; this is encoded by the coding sequence ATGTCGCGCCGTTCCCTTCACAACCCAGCCCCCGACGCCGCCAGCCTCCGCGCTCGCCTCGACAGGGCCCGTGCCGCCGCGGCCGCCGCGGACACCGACGCCCTGCTGATCGCGCCCGGTTCGGACCTGCGCTACCTGATCGGCCAGGCCGGGGGTTCCTTCGAACGGCTGACCACGCTGGTGATCCCGGCCGACGGCGTCCCGGCGCTGGTGCTGCCGAAGCTGGAAGCCCCCGGTTACGCCGACGTCCCCGCCGACGAACTCGGCATCGAGATCGTCACCTGGGTCGACGGGGACAACGCCTACGAACTGGTCGCCGACAGGCTGGGCAAGGCCGGCCGTGTCGCGGTCAGCGACTTCACCCCGGCCCTGCACGTGCTGGCCTTCCGCGGCGCGCTCGGCGACGCCGAGCAGACGCTGGCCGGGCCGATCGTGCGTGAACTGCGGATGCGCAAGGACGCGGCCGAGATCCAGGCGCTGCGCGACGCGGGCGCGGCCATCGACAGGGTCCACGCCCGGGTCCACGAGTGGCTGCGGCCGGGCCGGACCGAGGCCGAGGTCGGCGCGGACATCACCGCCGCGATCGTCGAAGAAGGCCACACCCACGCCGACTTCGTGATCGTCGGCTCGGGCCCGAACGGCGCCAGCCCGCACCACGACGTCTCCGAGCGGGTCATCGAGCGCGGCGACGTCGTCGTGGTCGACATCGGCGGCCCCATCGCCGAGGGCTACAACTCCGACTCCACCCGCACGTACGCGGTCGGTGAGCCGCGCGACGCCGACGTCGCCGAGACGTACGCCGTCCTGCAGCGGGCCCAGCGCGCCGCGGTCGAGGCCGTCCGCCCGGGCGCCACCGCCGAGTCGATCGACGCCGCCGCGCGCGACATAATCGCCGAAGCGGGTTACGGCGAGTACTTCATCCACCGCACCGGTCACGGCATCGGCCTCGACGTGCACGAGGAGCCCTACATCATCAAGGGCAACGCGCTGCCGCTCGAGCCGGGTATGGCCTTCAGCGTCGAGCCCGGTATCTACCAGCCGAACCGCTGGGGCGCCCGCATCGAGGACATCGTCGTGGTCACCGAAGACGGTGTCGAGTCGGTCAACCAGCGTCCGCACGACCTGATCGTGCTCGACGCATGA
- a CDS encoding Lrp/AsnC family transcriptional regulator — translation MTGSLEPLDQAIVGELAADGRRSFTDLAERVGLSVSAVHQRVRRLEQRGVILGYTARLDGEQIGLPLTALISLTPNDPAAPDDYPQRLEHIKEIESCYSVAGDESYILLVRVASPLGLEDLLRRIRESAKVSTRTTVVLSTPFEGRSPTL, via the coding sequence ATGACCGGTTCTCTGGAGCCGCTGGACCAGGCCATCGTGGGTGAGCTGGCGGCGGACGGGCGGCGCAGTTTCACCGACCTCGCCGAGCGGGTCGGGCTCTCGGTGTCCGCGGTGCACCAGCGGGTGCGGCGCCTGGAGCAGCGCGGCGTGATCCTCGGATACACCGCGCGGCTCGACGGCGAACAGATCGGCCTCCCGCTCACGGCGCTGATCTCGCTGACACCGAACGATCCGGCCGCCCCGGACGACTATCCGCAGCGGCTCGAGCACATCAAGGAGATCGAGTCCTGCTACTCGGTCGCCGGGGACGAGTCGTACATCCTCCTGGTCCGGGTGGCTTCGCCGCTCGGCCTGGAGGATCTGCTCCGCCGCATCCGCGAGTCCGCCAAGGTCTCGACGCGGACCACGGTGGTGCTGTCGACGCCGTTCGAAGGTCGCTCGCCCACCTTGTGA
- a CDS encoding GDSL-type esterase/lipase family protein, whose translation MRRFRWWWGALALTFVVVLVGFIAFTGSESRPGQPSPRQGPPGTGPLTVVSIGDSTVSGEGAGDYTPTTNGQGGNWCHRSPNAFVEQIKIPDVTARKNLACSGAPSEQIALGEAKQWTEPSQAQQLAELIKNHRVAAVVIAVGANDEPKFSAQVSECFKAWFSPQNPPCSEALRTTWKSKVDAMVPKVTNAVADVKKVLAQAGYVPADYQLVLMSYASPVGPQIPEALRSLNGCPFRTEDLEWMRRDGVSVLSDGLKQASRATSSRFLDLSRAGAGREACSSEPANEWFSRLTLQLRDLGQVDRASHALQESFHPNANGHAQIANCLNEFLAARGGNASCLSGADGKLHAAPEVIAR comes from the coding sequence ATGCGACGTTTCCGGTGGTGGTGGGGTGCTCTCGCGCTCACGTTCGTGGTGGTTCTCGTCGGGTTCATTGCCTTTACCGGGTCGGAGAGCCGCCCGGGGCAACCGTCCCCGCGCCAAGGCCCGCCGGGAACGGGGCCGCTGACGGTCGTCTCCATCGGCGACAGCACCGTTTCCGGTGAGGGCGCGGGCGACTACACGCCCACGACCAACGGGCAGGGCGGCAACTGGTGCCACCGCTCCCCCAACGCCTTCGTCGAGCAGATCAAGATCCCCGACGTCACCGCACGGAAGAACCTCGCTTGTTCGGGCGCGCCTTCCGAGCAGATCGCTCTCGGCGAGGCCAAGCAATGGACCGAACCGTCGCAGGCGCAGCAGCTCGCGGAGCTGATCAAGAATCACCGGGTCGCCGCGGTGGTGATCGCGGTGGGCGCGAACGACGAGCCGAAGTTCTCCGCTCAGGTCAGCGAGTGCTTCAAGGCGTGGTTCTCGCCGCAGAATCCGCCTTGCAGCGAGGCGCTTCGCACCACCTGGAAGTCCAAAGTGGACGCCATGGTGCCGAAGGTGACCAACGCGGTCGCGGACGTCAAGAAGGTGCTGGCGCAGGCCGGTTACGTCCCGGCGGACTACCAGCTCGTGCTGATGTCGTACGCCTCGCCCGTCGGCCCCCAGATCCCGGAGGCGTTGCGCAGCCTCAACGGCTGCCCGTTCCGCACCGAGGACCTGGAATGGATGCGCCGCGACGGCGTCTCCGTCCTCTCGGACGGGCTCAAGCAGGCATCGAGGGCGACCAGCTCGCGGTTCCTCGACCTTTCACGGGCGGGTGCCGGCCGCGAAGCGTGCAGCAGCGAACCGGCGAACGAGTGGTTCAGCAGGCTGACGCTGCAGCTGCGTGACCTCGGCCAGGTGGACCGCGCGAGCCACGCGTTGCAGGAGTCCTTCCACCCCAACGCGAACGGGCACGCTCAGATCGCGAACTGCCTCAACGAGTTCCTCGCCGCCCGCGGCGGGAACGCGTCGTGCCTCTCGGGAGCCGACGGCAAGCTGCACGCCGCACCCGAGGTCATCGCCCGCTAG
- a CDS encoding FAD-dependent oxidoreductase translates to MRNAVIVVGAGPTGLLLASELALRGVRVTVLERLEEPDQTIKSGSINVASAEILDRRGLLPAAEEVQRGRLAASGAFTTGRMNRTVRALEDAANEKSRRFAVIGHFAGLMFRHDLVDQDDPVLAAHTAVANGIFVPQHDLELLLGAHCARLGVEIRRGVEVRGLRGTGTDLDDDADVVVETSAGDFTAGWVVAADGGRSVIRRTLGVDFVGTDPELVGYQAIADFDDPSELRRGWNWTPRGIYTYGPVPGRILVARFTPQPEDRDAPVTVEELQSAVREVSGIPVTITGLHGRATRWSDNARQARAYRRGRVFLAGDAAHVHSPFSAQGLNLGLGDAVNLGWKLAATIQGTAPAGLLDTYHSERHPIGAWVLDWTRAQVALMRGDERTAQLRKVIGDDLFTVPGATNHMIALSSGILQRYDVAEDGEEPVGSITGDAELSTGGRLADHAHDGRFVLLDRSAEGRYAEAVRGLEHLVAYVADADASEPSLFVRPDGIIAWADNVSDDNARKLLDTAIERWAGV, encoded by the coding sequence ATGCGGAACGCTGTGATCGTCGTCGGAGCGGGGCCCACCGGCCTGCTTCTCGCGAGCGAGCTGGCCCTGCGAGGAGTGCGAGTGACCGTGCTGGAGCGGCTCGAAGAGCCCGATCAGACGATCAAGTCCGGTTCGATCAACGTCGCCAGCGCGGAGATTCTCGACCGGCGTGGCCTGCTCCCCGCCGCGGAAGAGGTGCAGCGCGGTCGCCTTGCCGCCTCCGGGGCCTTCACCACCGGACGCATGAACCGAACCGTGCGCGCGCTCGAGGACGCGGCCAACGAGAAGTCCCGCCGGTTCGCGGTCATCGGGCATTTCGCGGGGCTCATGTTCCGGCACGACCTCGTCGACCAGGACGATCCGGTGCTGGCCGCGCACACCGCCGTGGCCAACGGCATCTTCGTGCCGCAGCACGATCTCGAACTGCTTCTCGGAGCACACTGCGCCCGGCTCGGCGTCGAGATCCGCCGCGGCGTCGAGGTGCGGGGGTTGCGCGGCACGGGCACGGACCTGGATGACGATGCCGACGTCGTCGTCGAGACCAGCGCCGGCGACTTCACGGCCGGCTGGGTCGTGGCGGCCGACGGCGGCCGGAGCGTCATCCGCAGGACGCTCGGCGTCGATTTCGTGGGCACCGACCCGGAACTCGTGGGCTACCAGGCGATCGCCGATTTCGACGACCCAAGCGAGCTGCGCCGCGGCTGGAACTGGACCCCCCGCGGCATCTACACCTACGGCCCGGTGCCCGGACGCATCCTCGTCGCCCGGTTCACGCCGCAGCCGGAAGACCGCGACGCGCCCGTCACCGTCGAGGAGCTGCAGAGCGCGGTGCGGGAGGTCAGCGGGATCCCCGTGACGATCACCGGCCTGCACGGCCGGGCGACCCGGTGGTCGGACAACGCCCGTCAGGCGCGGGCTTACCGTCGCGGCCGGGTGTTCCTCGCCGGCGACGCCGCCCACGTGCATTCGCCGTTCAGCGCGCAGGGTCTCAACCTCGGGCTCGGCGACGCGGTCAACCTCGGCTGGAAACTCGCCGCGACCATCCAGGGCACGGCTCCGGCGGGACTGCTCGACACCTACCACTCCGAACGGCATCCGATCGGCGCGTGGGTGCTGGACTGGACGAGGGCGCAGGTCGCCCTCATGCGGGGCGACGAACGCACCGCGCAGCTGCGGAAGGTGATCGGCGACGATCTGTTCACCGTTCCGGGTGCGACGAACCACATGATCGCGCTGTCCTCCGGGATCCTGCAGCGGTACGACGTCGCCGAGGACGGAGAGGAGCCTGTCGGTTCCATCACGGGGGACGCCGAGTTGAGCACCGGAGGCCGTCTCGCGGATCACGCCCATGACGGCCGTTTCGTTCTCCTCGACCGGTCCGCCGAGGGCCGGTACGCGGAAGCGGTCCGCGGGCTGGAGCACCTGGTCGCATACGTGGCGGACGCCGATGCTTCCGAGCCGAGCCTGTTCGTGCGTCCGGACGGGATCATCGCCTGGGCGGACAACGTCTCCGACGACAATGCGCGGAAGCTGCTCGACACCGCGATCGAGCGCTGGGCCGGCGTCTGA
- a CDS encoding TetR family transcriptional regulator produces the protein MAKRGDRGGAKTRAHIAAVATELFLERDFDDVTVAEVAAAAGVSKVTVFAHFDRKEDLALDRLPDAVGIARASIRERPDGVDVVEALRRTALALAEEQHPLSGLAEGGDPLARTVAGSRALISRLREFEHEIEAELADELENDARFSGDSELVAALIVAAYRTVAVATVRRRLHGDDLAAVVTAHCERLNAAFGALSTALRS, from the coding sequence ATGGCGAAGCGAGGAGACAGGGGCGGGGCGAAGACGCGGGCGCATATCGCCGCCGTCGCGACGGAGCTGTTCCTGGAGCGCGACTTCGACGACGTCACCGTCGCCGAGGTCGCCGCCGCGGCCGGTGTGTCGAAGGTGACGGTGTTCGCGCACTTCGATCGCAAAGAGGACCTCGCGCTCGACAGGCTGCCTGACGCCGTCGGTATCGCCAGGGCCTCGATTCGCGAGCGGCCGGACGGGGTGGACGTCGTCGAAGCCTTGCGCCGGACGGCTCTCGCCCTCGCGGAAGAACAGCATCCGCTCTCAGGGCTGGCCGAGGGGGGCGATCCGCTCGCGCGCACTGTCGCCGGTTCGCGGGCGCTCATTTCGCGGCTGCGCGAGTTCGAGCACGAGATCGAGGCGGAGCTGGCCGACGAGCTCGAGAACGACGCCCGGTTCTCGGGCGACAGCGAACTGGTCGCCGCGCTGATCGTCGCCGCGTACCGCACCGTCGCCGTGGCGACGGTGCGGCGACGCCTCCACGGAGACGATCTCGCCGCCGTGGTCACCGCGCACTGCGAGCGGTTGAACGCCGCCTTCGGCGCGCTGTCCACGGCTCTGCGGAGCTGA
- the ovoA gene encoding 5-histidylcysteine sulfoxide synthase produces the protein MTSTVNTEPWERNALKHADERLNGPRDPQWWYTGVRPEPGRCPGVAESGEIRALPLPDLSVCSREEVLDYFDNAWTLHEVMFAGLKGAEAFYRPPDHNLRHPMIFYYGHTTSLYVNKLRVSGLLDAPIDAYLEHILEMGVDENSWDDMSKNEMVWPSVSEVKDYRAEVYRTVVGIIETTPFAPDLGRPVTMNDQAWALLLSIEHDRIHLETSSVLVREMRSRLVERPAAWPAPSPLRRTTETGKPEPGSVPANGTVTVPGRTAQLGKPLSFPSYGWDSAYGSRRQELPDFEAARCLVSNGEFHGFVADGGYRRPELWSAEGEAWRRFRNTKWPRFWIPTGPTGLHAFRLRTLFDEIDMPWDWPVVVNYHEAKAFAAWRSEKEGRDYRLPTEAEYFLLRDLPERPGVADDVVMRLDGGQLREAGVNLGLAWGSEGPVDLSPTTSQGLHDAGGNLWAWSEDTFNPLEGFTPHPYYEDFSVPSYGGQHQLILGGAYISTGELGSIWARHFYRPHFLQQAGIRLVVAPESTVDSEARAELDRVLLGQYGTAEQAFGRTGHPLAATAAYPDRLTAKFTEAAATAGVELRRVADLATGAGGLAFSLARYPVEVVGLDDRPSLIAAADRLAEGTDVGYRVPGRGELHARRPSLSAGGGVSFVLAETARPPAALGTFDGAVVADAFDRLGGAAGYLRPLVGSANLLRAGGLLLVALPRASAAELANVLGEAFELLSESTEPSLTRVDGRRYEITDLEVSIWRKR, from the coding sequence ATGACGTCGACGGTCAATACGGAACCCTGGGAGAGAAATGCGCTGAAACACGCGGACGAGCGGTTGAACGGACCCCGGGATCCACAGTGGTGGTACACCGGGGTCCGCCCGGAACCCGGCCGCTGCCCCGGTGTCGCCGAATCCGGCGAGATCAGGGCACTGCCGTTGCCCGATCTGTCCGTCTGCAGCCGCGAAGAGGTGCTGGACTACTTCGACAACGCCTGGACACTGCACGAGGTGATGTTCGCCGGGCTGAAGGGCGCGGAAGCGTTCTACCGCCCGCCGGACCACAACCTGCGTCACCCGATGATCTTCTACTACGGCCACACGACTTCGCTGTACGTCAACAAGCTGCGGGTTTCCGGGCTGCTGGACGCGCCGATCGACGCCTACCTCGAGCACATCCTGGAAATGGGTGTCGACGAGAACTCGTGGGACGACATGTCGAAGAACGAGATGGTGTGGCCGTCGGTTTCGGAGGTGAAGGACTACCGGGCCGAGGTGTACCGGACGGTCGTCGGCATCATCGAGACCACGCCGTTCGCCCCCGACCTCGGGCGCCCGGTGACGATGAACGACCAGGCGTGGGCCCTGCTGCTGTCCATCGAGCACGATCGCATCCACCTCGAGACCAGTTCGGTGCTGGTCCGCGAGATGCGTTCGCGCCTGGTAGAACGGCCCGCCGCGTGGCCGGCACCGTCACCGCTGCGCCGCACCACCGAGACCGGCAAACCCGAGCCGGGTTCCGTACCGGCCAACGGCACCGTCACCGTGCCCGGACGCACGGCCCAGCTCGGCAAACCGCTGTCCTTCCCGTCCTACGGCTGGGACAGCGCGTACGGTTCACGCCGCCAGGAGCTGCCGGACTTCGAAGCGGCGCGCTGTCTGGTGAGCAACGGCGAGTTCCACGGATTCGTCGCCGACGGCGGCTACCGGCGGCCGGAGTTGTGGTCGGCGGAGGGCGAGGCTTGGCGCCGCTTCCGCAACACCAAGTGGCCGCGTTTCTGGATCCCGACCGGCCCGACCGGGCTGCACGCGTTCCGGCTGCGCACGTTGTTCGACGAGATCGACATGCCATGGGACTGGCCGGTGGTGGTGAACTACCACGAGGCCAAGGCTTTCGCCGCCTGGCGGTCCGAAAAGGAGGGTCGGGACTACCGGCTGCCGACCGAAGCGGAGTACTTCCTGTTGCGCGATCTGCCGGAACGTCCCGGAGTCGCGGACGACGTGGTCATGCGGCTCGACGGCGGGCAGCTGCGTGAGGCAGGCGTCAACCTCGGTCTCGCTTGGGGTTCGGAAGGCCCTGTCGACCTCTCGCCGACGACCTCTCAGGGCCTGCACGACGCCGGCGGCAACCTGTGGGCGTGGAGCGAAGACACCTTCAACCCGCTCGAAGGCTTCACCCCGCATCCCTACTACGAGGACTTCTCGGTACCCAGTTACGGCGGGCAGCATCAGCTGATCCTCGGCGGCGCGTACATCAGCACCGGCGAACTCGGCAGTATCTGGGCGCGGCATTTCTACCGGCCGCATTTCCTGCAGCAGGCGGGGATCCGGCTGGTCGTGGCACCGGAATCCACTGTGGACAGCGAGGCGCGCGCGGAGCTCGACCGGGTGCTGCTCGGCCAGTACGGCACCGCCGAACAGGCCTTCGGCCGGACCGGGCACCCGCTCGCCGCGACCGCGGCCTATCCGGACCGGCTGACCGCGAAGTTCACCGAAGCCGCGGCCACCGCCGGGGTCGAGCTACGCCGTGTCGCGGATCTCGCCACCGGGGCGGGCGGGCTGGCGTTCTCGCTCGCCCGGTATCCGGTCGAGGTGGTCGGCCTTGACGACCGGCCGTCGCTCATCGCGGCGGCCGACCGGCTCGCCGAAGGCACGGATGTCGGCTACCGGGTGCCGGGACGCGGGGAGCTGCACGCGCGGCGGCCGTCGCTCTCGGCGGGCGGCGGTGTCTCGTTCGTCCTCGCCGAGACGGCCCGTCCACCCGCCGCTCTCGGCACGTTCGACGGCGCTGTCGTGGCGGACGCCTTCGACCGACTCGGCGGCGCGGCGGGCTACCTGCGACCGCTCGTCGGTTCGGCGAACCTCCTGCGCGCAGGAGGGCTGCTGCTCGTGGCGCTCCCGCGGGCGTCGGCCGCCGAACTCGCGAACGTCCTCGGCGAGGCGTTCGAGCTGCTGTCGGAAAGTACGGAGCCGAGCCTGACCAGGGTCGACGGCCGCCGGTACGAGATCACCGATCTTGAGGTCTCGATCTGGCGTAAGCGCTGA